In Candidatus Margulisiibacteriota bacterium, the genomic window GCTTCTTTTACCGCCTGTTCGATCTTATTATGCGCCAGCTCCGGCGGGATCCTGATCTCAAGAAGCTCCATTTCGCCGTTAACCACGATTTTTACCCCTCCGGACTCCCCATCATAACGCGCCCTCTGCATCTCTTTTTTGATCTCGTTCGCTTGTTTGACCATTTCCGCCATTTTCCCTAAATTTCCAAATACCATAGCTAAATCCCTCCATTTTTGTTCTATTTTACCATACCCCGATCGAATATCTCTCTCGCTTGACATTCAAACGAGATAATTTATACTGAACATAAGATTTTTGGTCTATTTTTTAGGAGGAAAACCTATGAAATATTTTACCTGTTTGGTAATATTTTTTGTGATTGGCGCGTTAACCCTGCCTGTTTTTGCCGTTTCCGACACTCGGGCAGCGGCGATCAAAAAAGAACTGGCCAGGCTGAATAAAGCATACAGCAAGGCAAAAAGCGCCCAGCAAAAAAAACAGATCGCCGACAAAATGCTCCTGTACAAAGCCGAGCTAAGATCTGCCCCCTCAGCCGCCAGCGCTCAAGTCAAACCGCAATCGACTGACGCCCAGGTCGCGGCGATCAAAAAAGAACTGGCCAGGCTGAATAAA contains:
- a CDS encoding GatB/YqeY domain-containing protein; this encodes MVFGNLGKMAEMVKQANEIKKEMQRARYDGESGGVKIVVNGEMELLEIRIPPELAHNKIEQAVKEAVNKTMHTAKQDMAKRMSKMTGGLSLPGM